A single Primulina eburnea isolate SZY01 chromosome 11, ASM2296580v1, whole genome shotgun sequence DNA region contains:
- the LOC140805862 gene encoding LOW QUALITY PROTEIN: uncharacterized protein (The sequence of the model RefSeq protein was modified relative to this genomic sequence to represent the inferred CDS: deleted 2 bases in 1 codon) — MLEQLLIFTRGGLILWTCKEFGNALRGSPIDTLIRSCLLEERSGVASYSYDAPGASYTLKWAFHNELGLVFVAVYQRILHLLYVDDLLSMVKQEFSQIYDPKRTSYYDFDDVFQQLKKEAESRADEMKKSKQVGKPANDNTLGKKQGQVQNGSIGGGKKKNGDESGSDDGDGDKIKGRQLENGNSKKKHVGKREVPAKINATGKENGTSNTGAFDVNKLQKLRSKGGKKPDTIISKSSKMEPAKMEPAKKITKKNRVWDDSPSKPKLDFTDPVSENGEEITSVVATDHGESMMDKEENFSSDTETEEEYTGKDNKANMGKKGWFSSMFQGIAGKANLEKSDLEPALKALKDRLMTKNVAEEIAEKLCESVAASLEGKKLASFTRISSTVQAAMEEALVRILTPRRSIDILRDVHAAKERGKPYVVVFVGVNGVGKSTNLAKVAYWLQQHKINVMMAACDTFRSGAVEQLRTHARRLQIPIFEKGYEKDPAIVAKEAIQEAPRNGSDVVLVDTAGRMQDNEPLMRALSKLIYVNSPDLILFVGEALVGNDAVDQLSKFNQKLGELSPSPNPRLIDGILLTKFDTIDDKVGAALSMVYISGAPVMFVGCGQSYTDLKKLNVKSIVKTLLK; from the exons ATGTTAGAACAATTACTGATATTTACAAGAGGAGGTTTAATCCTCTGGACGTGTAAAGAGTTTGGAAATGCTCTTAGAGGGTCACCCATTGACACCTTAATTAGGTCCTGCCTTTTGGAGGAACGATCTGGTGTGGCATCATATAGTTATGATGCACCCGGTGCCTCGTACACCCTTAAGTGGGCATTTCACAATGAACTTGGGCTTGTATTCGTTGCTGTGTATCAAAGGATTCTCCACCTCTTGTATGTGGATGATTTACTTTCTATGGTTAAACAAGAGTTCTCACAGATTTATGATCCGAAGCGAACTTCGTACTATGACTTCGATGACGTATTTCAGCAGCTTAAGAAGGAAGCCGAGTCTCGTGCCGATGAAATGAAGAAATCAAAGCAGGTTGGGAAGCCTGCTAATGATAATACTCTTGGTAAGAAGCAAGGACAGGTACAAAATGGCAGTATTGGTGGAGGA AAAAAAAAGAATGGTGATGAATCTGGAAGTGATGATGGAGATGGTGACAAGATCAAAGGTCGCCAATTGGAAAATggaaattctaaaaaaaaacatgttgGGAAAAGGGAAGTACCAGCAAAAATTAATGCTACTGGTAAAGAGAATGGGACTTCCAACACTGGGGCTTTTGATGTAAATAAGTTACAGAAGCTTAGGTCCAAAGGTGGAAAGAAACCTGATACTATTATAAGTAAGAGTTCCAAAATGGAACCAGCAAAGATGGAACCAGCAAAGAAGATAACCAAGAAGAACAGAGTCTGGGATGATTCACCTTCCAAGCCAAAGTTGGATTTTACAGATCCAGTGAGTGAGAATGGGGAAGAGATTACATCTGTTGTAGCTACAGATCATGGTGAGAGCATGATggacaaagaagaaaatttcagTAGTGATACTGAGACCGAGGAGGAGTACACAGGGAAGGATAACAAGGCTAACATGGGAAAGAAAGGCTGGTTCTCATCCATGTTTCAGGG TATTGCAGGAAAAGCAAATTTGGAGAAATCTGATCTAGAACCAGCTCTTAAAGCTCTCAAGGACAGGCTTATGACCAAGAATGTG GCGGAGGAAATAGCTGAAAAACTTTGTGAATCGGTTGCTGCAAGCCTTGAGGGGAAGAAGCTAGCCTCTTTTACTAGAATTTCATCAACTGTGCAG GCGGCTATGGAAGAAGCCCTTGTTCGCATATTAACTCCCAGACGCTCCATTGACATTCTGAGAGATGTTCATGCAGCAAAGGAACGAGGGAAACCATATGTTGTGGTTTTTGTCGGGGTTAATGGAGTTGGAAAATCCACCAATCTTGCAAAG GTTGCATATTGGCTTCAGCAACATAAAATCAATGTGATGATGGCTGCTTGTGACACATTCAGATCAGGAGCTGTTGAACAGCTGCGTACACATGCGCGTAGGCTCCAG ATACCAATATTCGAAAAGGGTTATGaaaaagatcctgcaattgttgcaaaagaagcaattcaagagGCCCCACGAAATGGTTCAGATGTTGTTTTGGTGGATACAGCTGGAAGAATGCAG GACAATGAGCCATTAATGCGAGCATTGTCCAAGCTGATCTACGTTAACAGTCCAGATCTCATTTTGTTTGTTGGTGAGGCACTTGTGGGGAACGACGCCGTTGATCAATTGTCAAAGTTCAATCAG AAACTAGGGGAACTTTCACCCTCGCCCAATCCAAGATTGATCGATGGAATTCTCCTTACCAAGTTTGATACCATCGATGACAAG GTGGGAGCTGCGCTGTCCATGGTTTACATTTCTGGAGCACCTGTGATGTTTGTCGGATGCGGGCAGTCATATACAGACCTGAAGAAGCTCAATGTGAAGTCAATTGTGAAGACCCTCCTGAAATGA